The stretch of DNA TCTGCAATTTTTCGATAGCCGCGGGCAAGTCGGCGACATGCTCGTTTCGGACAATAGCCAAAAATTCGTCGCCTCCCATGCGGATGGTCGTCCCGATGCCCGTAAACGCCTGCTTGAGCACGACGGAGAAGGCCTTTATCAAGTTGTCGCCGACAGCATGTCCGTAATGGTCGTTCACCATCTTGAGCCCGTTCAGGTCGATGCTCACGATTGCGAAATCAGCCGTAGACTTGTCCAGGAAACCGAAAATCTGCAGGCACTTCGCACGATTGAAAAGCCCCGTAAGCGAGTCCACGTAGGCCATGGTCGAAAGCACGTCCTTCTCGGCCTTGTCCTCAAGAATATGGAACAGGTACACCAGGTAGCTCGCCACCAGCAGCACCACAAATATAAGCGCGCCGAGCGGAAGCCACGTCATCTCGAGCGGGGTATTTTCCAGCGAGTAGGTCAGGCACAGGTTGTAGCGGATCAGGTCGAACCCCGCCACCGATGCAAAAAAGACGACGCCCAGCGTGAGAATCTTCCCGGAACGATCCATCTTGGAACTGTACAGCGCCCCCGTGAAAATCAAGTATATCATTCCGGTAGCGACATAGACATGGAAGCACGGAAGCGTCTTGGGGAACGCAAGCACGCCCGTAAAGTGCAGGGTCGCATTCACCAGCAGGAGCACGAAACCAACGACGACAAACCCGAAAATGCCCCACCATTTCCATGCACTGATCTTACCTTTGCGCATGTTCAGGAGCAAGAAGCAGAACGGTAGCGGCGCGAAGTAGAGGCTAAGGTATTCCAGCGCAGAATTGAGCGTCAGGTTGAAAGAAATAATCTGCAACAGCTTCATGTGGCAAAGCGTCCAGAGGCCAAGCGAATTGGACAGGAGCCCAATCATCATGACGCGAACCGCCGAGATACCGTAGAACGTGGTCGCCACACCGACCAGCAAGGCGAGAATGCCGAACATGGTGAGGAACGCTCCCACAACAAGCGCAAAAACATGGCGAGCAAAATAATCGCTGTTCGCGTATTCCGTCGGAAACAGGTCAAATTCCGAAAAAGCCCGACGGCTGTCATCTATAGCAAAGAACGCACGAATTTCGAGCGGCTTTCCGGAAGCGGATTTCGGCAGGTGTATATAGTGGAATCCGCTACCGATGAACTTCCCGCGCGAAGCGAGGTCGTTGCCGAAGGAATAAATCTTTTCGCCGCCCGTAAACACGTTGAAGGCCATATGCACAGAACGCATCCGGAGCGTCATGGGGGAAGCGGAATACTGCGGCAGGTCAAACCGCAGCACGAGGGAATCGCCAAAGCGCGTGTTCTCCGGGGACTTAAACTGCGATATGGAAGGCACCTCAATCGTATCGCCCTTATAAAGGGCCACGGCGCCAACATTCAGGCGTTCAATCGACGGGGAAAGACCGTTCCCGCGTACCGCCAGGAACGCTGCCAGGGAACAGACCAAAAAGCAGACGGCCAATACCCAAGCGAGGATTATTTTTACCTTGTTCTGCATCGTTGTAATAAAAATAACACCTTTTTGGGGAAGAATAACAAAAAATTTACGTTATCAAAAAGAAAAAGCCCCTTTTTCGACAAAAAACAAACATCCAAAAACAAAACGCGAATCACGGCAACCTCAAAACAGCGTAATTTACGAACTTGCCACAGGAGGTGTCATCCGGAGGCAAGAAATCCACCACAACATATTCCCCGTTGATTTTCCGCTCGTCAAATTCCACAAAGCGGTAATTGATATCATCCTCGCCCCAGTGATGAGTGGAGTTAAATTCCTTGTAAAAAAAAGCGTCCCGCATGGAACGCCTTTTTAATGCTTTGTGGATCCTATCGCGTCCTTCGGACGCTCCAGGATGACAATTGAGGGGCTAGATCCTTCGACTTCGCAACTTCGTCACAGTAGCCTACGCCTCGGCAATGGACTCGCAAGCGATTCCGCTGCACTCGGCTTGCAACTACTTGACCACGATGTTCACGAGCTTGCCCGGGACGACGATGGACTTCACGACAGTCTTACCCGCCATAAACTCCTTCATTCTATCGTTTTCCATGGCGAGTTTTTCGAGGGCGGCCTTGTCCATGTCCTTGGCAACGGATGCCTTGGCGCGGACCTTGCCGTTCACCTGGAACACGACTTCCACGGTGTTTTCCACAGCCTTGGAGTGGTCGGCTTCCGGCCAGGCGACGTTCGTGAGGGATTCGTTGTGACCGAGGATGCTCCACATTTCTTCGGCGATATGCGGGGCAAACGGGTGCAGCAACTTCACGAAGGTTTCGCACGGTTCGCGGTAGCGCTTGTCCATCTTCATCATTTCGTTGTTGAAAATCATCAACTGG from Fibrobacter sp. encodes:
- a CDS encoding GGDEF domain-containing protein, giving the protein MQNKVKIILAWVLAVCFLVCSLAAFLAVRGNGLSPSIERLNVGAVALYKGDTIEVPSISQFKSPENTRFGDSLVLRFDLPQYSASPMTLRMRSVHMAFNVFTGGEKIYSFGNDLASRGKFIGSGFHYIHLPKSASGKPLEIRAFFAIDDSRRAFSEFDLFPTEYANSDYFARHVFALVVGAFLTMFGILALLVGVATTFYGISAVRVMMIGLLSNSLGLWTLCHMKLLQIISFNLTLNSALEYLSLYFAPLPFCFLLLNMRKGKISAWKWWGIFGFVVVGFVLLLVNATLHFTGVLAFPKTLPCFHVYVATGMIYLIFTGALYSSKMDRSGKILTLGVVFFASVAGFDLIRYNLCLTYSLENTPLEMTWLPLGALIFVVLLVASYLVYLFHILEDKAEKDVLSTMAYVDSLTGLFNRAKCLQIFGFLDKSTADFAIVSIDLNGLKMVNDHYGHAVGDNLIKAFSVVLKQAFTGIGTTIRMGGDEFLAIVRNEHVADLPAAIEKLQNLQKNCKEELPVPLEAAYGIAYHSETNGDADSVYRAADKRMYEMKTTMKSKLVRK
- a CDS encoding class I tRNA ligase family protein, translating into QLMIFNNEMMKMDKRYREPCETFVKLLHPFAPHIAEEMWSILGHNESLTNVAWPEADHSKAVENTVEVVFQVNGKVRAKASVAKDMDKAALEKLAMENDRMKEFMAGKTVVKSIVVPGKLVNIVVK